The Stenotrophomonas maltophilia sequence TCTCCAGCATCAATACCTGGTTGGCATCAAGCTTGCCGGCGATCTCGCGGCTGATGCTCGGCAGCGCCTTGATGCCGCCACGGTCGAACTGGCGCTCGTTCTCCAGCAGCGCCGCACTCGGATCACGTGCCGCGAGAATGGCTGCGGCCTTGGCCGGGCTGTCCTCGCGGATCACACCCACCATGATGTGACGCAGCTGCACCTTGCCGGCGTCGACCCACGGACGGGCCGCCTCCCAGAACTTGTGGCAATAGGGGCAGTTGGCATCACTGAAGGTATAGACCACGCGCGGGGCGTCGGCCTTGCCGTCACGCACCCAGGCGCTGGCGTCGAGCTTGGTCCACATTTTGGCCGACATCGGTGCGGCGACCAGCTTCTCGACCGCTTCGGCAGCCACATCATTGCCTTCGGCATCGAACAGGCTGCCCACCAGCACGTGCTTGCCATCGGCCGTGACATAGGCCGCTGCAGGCTGCTGACCACCCACCACACCGGCAAAACCGCGCAGGCCACCGGGCGCATCGAATTCGGCAACGACCTCGAAGCCGTGCTTTTCGATGCCCTTCAGCACTGCAGGGCGATCGCCCTTGGCGGCAGAGGCCGCAGCACTCGTCGCCGGTGCCGTGGGGGCCTTGCCCGGCGGCGTCTGTGCCTGGCTGCAGGCGGCCAATGCCAGCATGACCGGCAGCAACAGCACCGCCGGGGCGGTGCGCAGGGAAGTCGACAACATGGGAACTCCGTAGTGAGATGCCCGCGCAGGCTACCGCAGCCGGCGCAGTTTGTGTTCAAGGCCGGCCGCGGTCAGCTCGCCCAGGTGCAGTTCACGCAGGCGTCCATCGGCATCGAAGAAGAGTGTCGAAGGATAGGCCTGTACACCCAGCACTGTTGAAGCGGCCGCTTCGTCATCCAGCAACACGTTGCCCAGCATCAGTCGCTCACCGGCAAGAAAACCCTGGACCTCATCCAGGGTTTCGCCCTGATTGAGGAAGACGAACTGCACGTTGCCATGTGCCTGCTGCGCCGCTGCGAGCACCGGCATCTCCCGTCGGCAGGGGCCGCACCATGTGGCCCACAGGTTCAGCACCACCGGCCGGCCACGGAACTGCTGCAGGTCAACCGTTCCGCCCTGCAGGTCCGCGACCTGCAGCGTTGGCAATGGCATCTGCCGCTCCTGCCAGGCCGACAGCAGCTGCCCCCCAGCAGCCCAGAGCAGCACCCCCACAAGTGCGCTCGTCAGTACCGGTGCACGCAACTGACGCCACGGCCGCAGACGCCATGATCCCCACGCCAGCCCGGCCACCAGCACCACCATCAGGTGATAGCCACCATCGGTGACCTGCAGGATGCTCCAGGGCTCCGATCGATAGAGCGCGAAATTCAGCACAACAAAACTGATACGACCACACAACAGGCCGATCAGCAGCATGTCCAGCACCATGCTTGCTGCCGACGGCAGCGGCATTCCGACGGCCCTGCGCGGCCAAAGACGGGCAACGATCATGGCCAGCAACGTGCACATGAGGATCAACACCACCGGCATCGGTACCGGTCCAACACTCGACATCAGCCCACCTGCTCAAGTTCCACTGACTGCATGGTCAAAGCGTCACGCCCAGGTTGCAAGCGCTGGCCCGCCACCCGTCATCAGGCCGCACTCCGCCCCAACTGCATGCCGGGGGGCGTCTGCAGGCCGCGCAGACTGCCGGCCACCGACGGCATCAACGGTCGTTCCCGCCGCTTGCAGTTGACGTGGCGACGATAGTTGGCCGGTGTCATGCCCACGATGCGGAGGAACAGACGCCGGAACGCGCTCTGATCAGCGTAGCCCACACCCCAGGCCACCTCTTCGATGCCTGCGCCCTGCTGCAGCAGGGTCTGCGCCTTGGCAATGCGCAGCCGTTGGCAGTACTCGATCGGGCGCAGACCGGTCGCCCGGAGGAAGCGCCGCTGCAAGGTGCGCGGTTCCAATCCGGAAACCTCGCAGATTGCGGCCAGAGTGGCCCCTCGTGCCGCAGTGGTATGCAGCCAGCGCTGGGCCTTCAGTACATCGCGGTCACCGTGGGCGAAGTTGGCACTGAAACGCTCAAGATCCTGCTGGATGCCTGCGGGCACGACGATCCCGAGCTGTTGCGCGACCGCACTCGCCACGCCCTGCCCGTGCAGCCGATACAGCAAACGCAGCCCGAGGAAACGCCAGGCCTGCGATCCGCCAACGGTCAGCAGATCACCATCATCGACCAGCGCCCGCTCACTGGGGACCCAGCTCACCGCCTGCGCCTGCAACCCCGGATGTCGCCCCAGATCCGGGCCGCTGACCGTTCTTCCGGCCAGCAGTCCCGCACGGGCCAGCACACCGACCCCCTCACTGGCAGCAGCCAGCAGGCTGCCACCGTCATAGTGGGCCCGCAACCAGTCCAGCAGGACCTCCTCGGCGCGCAGACAGGCTCCAGGGCTGATCTGGCCGGGAACCGCGATTACCGCAGGAATGGCGGCGTCAAGCATTTCAGCACCCGCGATGCGATGTACACCGGTCTGGCTGGCGGGCACGATCCAGCGGGTGACAAGCACGCGTTTGAACGGTCGGCGCTGCTGTTGGGCCAGGCGGTTGGCGACGTGGGCCATTTCGGCCAGCACCGAGGCGGCGGAGGGGTCCCCTCCCGGGTATTCGACCACCGCAACCTCGACGAATGCTTCGTTCCTGACTCCCTCCACAGACCACCTCCTCGGTTCGTTGCAGGCCATCGAACGGCCGGTTCAGGCGAAGGGTAGGAACAGGCCCATCTGCGGGGCTATGAAGAAAGTTGCAAAGTGGGCTGAATGCGCGTGCCGGGCTGAAGCCTTGACTCTCGACCAGACTCCAGGCTTCACAATGGCGGCAGGATCCGCAGGAAAACTGCCATGAACATTGGACAACTGGCCCGTCAGGCGGGCGTTCCGATCGATACGGTCCGCTATTACGAGCGGCAGCAGCTGCTGCCGACAGCGGCGCGCTCGGCTGGCGGCTACCGCATCTTCGGCGAGCCGGACCTGCGCCGGTTGCGCTTCATCCGCCGCGCCAAAGCACTGGGATTCAGCCTCGAGGAAATCGGCGAACTGCTGGCGCTCAGCGATCACCACCGGCAGGACATGGGAAGCGTGCGCGACACCGCCCAGGCCCGCCTGCAGGACATTGCACAACGGATGGCCGAACTGCAGCGCATGCATACCGCGCTTTCGCAGCTGGTCGATGCATGCCCCGGTCATGGCACCCTCGACCAATGCCCGATCCTGGCGGCGCTGACCGACGACAACACATAGACATCCCTTGCGCAGATCGGCATTGCAACGCACGTGAAGAAAAGTGCAACAAATGCTTGCCAACCCCCTGGGGCAAGGCTATTATTTCGCTCCTCAGCGACGTGGGGCCATAGCTCAGCTGGGAGAGCGCCTGCATGGCATGCAGGAGGTCAGCGGTTCGATCCCGCTTGGCTCCACCAATCTTTCGGCATTAGGCCGTCGAAAGGTCGCTAAAGAACATTGATGAGAATTGCGTCCCCATCGTCTAGAGGCCTAGGACATCACCCTTTCACGGTGGCGACCGGGGTTCGAATCCCCGTGGGGACGCCACTCATCACGAACAACGAGGACCCGGCCGATAACCGGGTCTTTTTTGTTCACCGCCTACCGGCATTCAGGCTGTGGCGTTGCGGTTCCCCTGCCCTCGTGGCTGCGGTTGAACCGGAACGAAAAAAGTTGAAAAAAAGCTTCCACAAACGTGAACACGCAGGTATGATAGGCGGCTCGGTAACACGGGGCCATAGCTCAGCTGGGAGAGCGCCTGCATGGCATGCAGGAGGTCAGCGGTTCGATCCCGCTTGGCTCCACCACTTTCGACATTAGGCCGTCGAGAGTTCTACAACTTGAAGTTTTTCGTGCGTCCCCATCGTCTAGAGGCCTAGGACATCACCCTTTCACGGTGGCGACCGGGGTTCGAATCCCCGTGGGGACGCCAGTTTCAAAACGGACTCTGCTCCCGGCAGATCATCCGGAGTTTCATGGGGCCATAGCTCAGCTGGGAGAGCGCCTGCATGGCATGCAGGAGGTCAGCGGTTCGATCCCGCTTGGCTCCACCACTTCGACATTAGGCCGTCGAAGCATCTACAACTTGAAGTTTTCGTGCGTCCCCATCGTCTAGAGGCCTAGGACATCACCCTTTCACGGTGGCGACCGGGGTTCGAATCCCCGTGGGGACGCCAATTCTTGAAAACCCTGGCTTCGGCCGGGGTTTTTCTTTGCCTGCGATTCCCGGGAAGGCCCTGTCCGCGCATGGCGGGGATCCACTGCAGGGCCCGGGTAGATCCACGCCATGCGTGGATGGTTTCACCTCCGCCGCACCTCAGAGCCGGCGATACATCCCGATCGACGCCGGTGCTGTCGGCGCAAAACCAAACTGCGCATACAACCGGTGCGCCTCACCATCGGCCAGCAGGCTGACGTACGCCGATGGCGGCAGGTTCGCCTGCATCCAGCCATCCAGGCGCCGCATCACTTCCTTGCCCAGGCCCTGCCCCTGCAGGCGCGGCAGCACCGCGATATCGCAGACCTGCAGGTGGCACCCACCATCGCCGACGATGCGGCCCATCGCTACCAGCTCATTGCCCTGGTAGGCACACACGCCATACAGGGTGTTGGGCAGCGCCCGCGTCGCCGCCTCGTGGCTCTTGGCACTGAGGCCGGCCAGCACACGCAGCCGGCAGTAGTCTTCAACCGTGGGGACAGCCTCGCGGAACTGGCAGCTGACGGAATCATTCATGCGGTATCTCCCTGTAGGTCGGGCTATCCTGCCGTATCCACGTCGCAGCGACTGCGACCCAGGCCTGCAGAGTTCCCATGTGCTATTCCGCCCTGATCCGCGCCGACTACGCCACGCTGGTCCGCGAGTTCGGTGCCATCCTGTCGCTGGAGGAGTTCGCCGAACTGTACGCACACGACCCCGGCAAGAAGCGACCGAAAACTCCGAAAGCAATGGATGACGGCTTTGCCGGCGCACGCACCGGACAGGGCCGCGACATCGTCGCGAAGATCCAGCACTGGCATGCACTGGAACGCCAGGTTCTGGAGGCGGAGCTGGCCGGCCAACGCGAGCGCCGCGATATCGCCCATGCAACGCTCGCCACGCGCCCCACCCAGAAGGCACGCAACGACCTGCGCGTGGCCGGCAACCGCATCGAACGCGCCCAGGCCCGGCTCGAAGACCTGCACCGGGTCCAACTACTGCCGCGCGACAACCGCATTTTCCCCGGCACCTACGCGCCGGTGATGGTCAGCGAGAACGGCCGCCGGGTGATCAAGCCGATGCGCTACCAGTGCCGGCTGCCCGACAAACCGGCACGCAACGACGTGCTCTACCCCGGCACCTACAACGCACGACGTGACAGCCTGGAAGGCTATTGGCGCGGCGCGTTCGGCCTTCGCCACGGCGTTGTCGTGGTGCGGGCGTTCTATGAGCACGTACCACGCCACGCCATCGCAGGGCGCGCGCTGGGCGCCGCGGAAAAGGAACAGGATGTGGTGCTGGAGTTTCGCCCCGATCCGCCCCGCGACCTGCTTTTGGCCTGCCTTTGGGCGGAATGGGAGGGACCGGAAGGACGCCTGCTCTCGTTCGCCACGATCACCGACACCCCGCCACGCGATGTCGCCGCGGCAGGTCACGATCGCGGCGTGATACCTATCCGCAGGGAACATCTCGATGCGTGGCTCAATCCCGACCCGGACAACCTGGCCGGGCAGTACCGCATCCTCGACGACCGCGAGGACATCCGATACGTGTACGACGAGGCCGGCTGAAGCGCCGTTCTCACGCCGTTGCGCTGGAACGGCCCACCGCACGGGTCAGCGCCCGGGTCAGATCCGCCGACAGGTACGGCTTGACCAGCAGTATTCCGGCCAGCATCGACTCGGGCAACTGCTCAGCCAGCATTCCGGTAGCGAGCACGAACGGTACGCCACGCGCCGACAATGCTGCCGCCACCGGCTCGCTGGTCTCGTTGCGGGCCAGGCGATAGTCCAGCAGGGCCACGTCCGGGGCCGAGTCTTCCAGCATGCGCAATGCCTCAGCCACGCTCGCCGCCAACCCGACCACAGTCGCGCCGGCATGCACCAGCTGCATCTGCAGCAGCGCCGCGCTCATCTCGTCGTTCTCGACCACCAGCACCCTCAGGTCCTGCAACACTGTCATCGGCTATGGCTCCTGGAGGCATTCAAGCCGGCGCAGTATAGCCATCACAGAGCCGATGCCGACAGGAAACGCCCCGATCTGCCTTGCCCCTATGAAAGCCCCACCCTCCTCGGTTACACTCACACGCTGCCTGCCGGTGTGGCGGAATGGTATACGCAGCTGACTCAAAATCAGCCGGGGGTGACCCCATGAAGGTTCGAGTCCTTTCACCGGCACCACAGCATCAAAGGCCAGGTCCTCGACCTGGCCTTTTGCTTTTCAGGCGATGCATGCCCATGTGGCCGCTCCTGTGTCACTGCACTGACGCATAACTGCGACCGCTGACAGGGTTGTCTCTAGACGCAGCGCACACTTTTCTTGCCAGACTCACGTACATCTGCCTATCGTGATCCCGCCGGATCCGGGGGCGGGGGAATGCATGACGCTGCGTGCTGCACTGTTTTTTCTGGTCACGCACGCACTCGTCATTGCCTTGGTCGGCCCGCAGGACCCTGTCGGCTCCTACCTGTTGCTGATCACCGCGCCGCTGCTGGCCGCACTGGCCTGCGTGCGGCGCGCACGTGTCAGCCAGGCGGCCTGCAAGTGGCGGCTGCTCGGCGCGGCCGTCGGCCTGTTCTCACTCGCCCTGCTTGCCCTGCTGTACCGCAATGTGGCCGGCCTCACCCCTGCGCAGATGACCGCCTCGACACTGATCCTGTACGTGTTCTACCGGATCCCCCTGACCTATGTAGCTGCAAGCCCGGGCGGCGGGAACCGCTTCATCCGTGCGGTGGACCTTGCGATCATTGCCCTGCTTTGGCTGCTGTACTACCTGCATACGCGCGCCATGGCGCCTCTCAACACCGCGCTGTGGACGCAGTGCCTGAACACCATGAGCAGCGTGCAGAACAGCCTGGTGTTCTGCTTCGCGCTGATCCGTTTCCTGGCCGAGGACAATCCCGACCGCCGCGATTTCTTCCGCACACTTGCGATCTACGCGCTGGGCTACTTCCTGCTGGCGCTCTACATCAACACCTACCAGCCGCAGACACCTGACGGCGGCTGGGGCGACCTGCTGATCAGCGGGCTGTTCGTGTTGCTGGCCGTCCTGGCCGGCAGCCACCGCCGCTACCCGGCAGTGGAGGTATCCCGCAGCCTGCGGCGCATCGTCGACGCCGGCGTCCCACTGATGCTGCCCTTGCTGCTGATGATGGTGGCGCTGCTGGTCGCGCGCCTGCAGCCAAACCTGGCCACGGTAGGTTTCATCGGTGCGATGCTGGGTTACGCCCTGCGCAGCGTGCTGAGCCAGATCGAGATCCAGCGCCAGCGCGATGAACTGGAAACGCTGGCGCGGCGAGATCCACTGACCGGGCTGGGCAACCGGCGCAGCTTCGATGAGTCGCTGGATGGGGCCCACCGCCGCGCGCGCCGCCAGGGCCAGGGCCTGGCGGTGCTGATGATCGACATCGACCACTTCAAACGGCTGAACGACACCTACGGGCACCCAGAAGGTGATCGGCGCCTGCGTGCCGTCGCCGGCATCCTCGACGGCTGCCTGCAGCGCGGTGACGACCTGCTGGCCCGCTATGGCGGCGAGGAGTTCATTGCGGCCCTGCCATCGCCCGAGGCGATGCACGCGCTGCATCTGGGCGAACGCCTGCGTGCTGCGGTCGAAAGCGCCGCACTGCCTGCTGCCGAGGGCCATGTGACCATCAGCGTAGGCGTGGCCTGGCAGGCCGCCAGCGATGAGTACGCGCCGGGAGACCTGGTCGGCCATGCCGACCAGGCCCTTTACCGGGCCAAGCATGCCGGGCGCAACCGTGTGCACCTTGCCTCGGCCATGCAGCCGTCCGATGAGCCTGTGGGCCCGCGCACCTAGACGATCCGCAGGGTCGCCCCTCCATGCAGATGCCCTGCCCCGTCCTGCACGCGGAAACCGGCGACGGTCTGCAGCAGCTGTGCCGACTGCTCTTCCATGCTGCGCGCCGCCGCCGACGCCTCCTCGACCAGGGCAGCGTTCTGCTGCGTGCCCTGGTCGATCAGGTCAACCGCATGGTTCATCTGCTGGATGTCGTCGCTCTGCTGCTGCGAGGCAGTGCTGATCTCGGTCATCAGATCGCTGACCCGGCGGACGTTGGTCACGATCTCGTCCATGGTCCGGCCCGCGCTTTCCACCTGGGCGGTGCCGGCCCCGACGTTCGCCACCGACTCATCGATCAGATGCTTGATCTCCTTGGCGGCACTGGCCGAGCGCTGGGACAGCTCGCGGATCTCGGTGGCGACCACGGCAAATCCTCGACCATGTTCGCCCGCGCGTGCGGCCTCCACCGCTGCGTTCAACGCCAGGATATTGGTCTGGAAAGCGATGCCATCAATCACCCCGATGATATCGACGATGCGCCGCGAGGAGGCGTTGATCACCGCCATCGTCTCGACCACTTCATGCACCACACTGCCGCCGCGCGCAGCCACATCGGCGGCCCCGCCGGCCAGCTGGCTCGCCTGGCGCGCGTTGGTGGCTGTGCGCTGCACGGTCTCGGCCAACCCCTTCATCGACACCGCGGTTTCCTCCAGCGAGGCCGCCTGCTGCTCGGTGCGCTGCGACAGGTCGCTGTTGCCCTGCGCGATCTCGGTCGCACCCACCGCAATGGTGTCGGCAGCGAACTTGATCTGGCCGATGATCGCGGCCATCGCCTCGACCAGCGAATTCACGCCCTCGCACAGTTCGGCAATGGAACCCTGTTTGTCCGCCGTGGCAACGCGCCGGGTCAGGTCGCCCTGCTTGGCCGCGGCCACCACCTCGCGGGTCTGCGCCACTGCGCGCTGCATCGCCTGGTTCTCATGCACCTGCGCGGTGATGTCGGTTGCGTACTTGACGACCTTGAACGGCTTGCCGTTGAGGTCGAGGATGGGGTTGTAGGAGGCCTGGATCCAGACCTCACGCCCGCCTTTGCCCAGGCGTCGATACTGCCCGGCGTCATACTCGCCACGCCCGAGCTTCTCCCAGAACCGGCGATATTCGTCACTGCTGCGATGGCCTGGCTCGACGAACAGCGAGTGGTGCTGTCCACGCACCTCATCGAGGCCGTAGCCGGTGACTTCGAGAAAGTTCTCGTTCGCCGAGAGAATGCGCCCGTCCATGCTGAATTCGATCACTGCCTGCGATTTGCCGATTGCCGCCAACTGCCCGGCCGAATCGGCCGCCTGCAGCTTCTGTGCGGTGATGTCGGTGGCGAACTTGACCACTTTGTACGGTCGCCCCTGGCGATCCAGCACCGGGTTGTAGGAGGCCTGGATCCAGATCTCGCGCTGGCCTTTGCCGAAGCGTCGATACTGCCCTGCGTCATATTCGCCGCGTCCCAGCCGCGCCCAGAAGTCACGGTACTCGGCGCTGCGCGCCTGCTCGGGATCGACGAACAGGGAATGATGCTTGCCCTGGATTTCCTCCAGCCGGTAGCCCACCGCCTGCAGGAAGTTGTCATTGGCCTGCAGGATGGTGCCATCGAGCGCGAACTCGATGACCGCCTGCACGCGGTGCAGCGCTGCGACCTGGGCCTCGAGTTCGGCACGATCGGTCGCTGCCGGTTCAGTGCCGGTACGGTGCTGCGGGGCCAGGGCGCCCAGCAGCGCGCGCCACGGCGACCAACGGGTATGCAGCTCGGCCGGCGCCTGCGCGCCCGCCGTGAAGCCTGGAATGAGCATTGTCTGATCCTCGGTGTCCGGTAAGCGGTTGCGACCCGACGGGCGGGATGCCCGGCGGCAACTTCAGTTGCTTGGGACTACAGGTGCCTGCGGGCACCCCTCGAGCGGCTGGCAAGAACGTCTGGTGCGGGTGCGATCGGCATCCGGGAGCGGCGGAACACACAGCGCGGGCCGCCCATCGGGGGCAGCCTGGGGTCCTGCAGCGGGCGACTGGAGCGGGATCCAGAGGGGATATCGGCGATGCCGTCGGCCGCTTTAGCGGGATTCCGCGACCTCCGTCGCAACTCCGTGCATTGCAGCAGGAAGGCGATAGATGATCGTTGTGTACTTCACACCCTGCTCACGTGCTGCGGGCTGTCCCCCGAGGGACTCAGCAAGCGAACGGCTGGACCGGTTCTGCTCGGCCACCGGATAGCGGAACGCCGCGCATGACAGTCGCTGCGACGCCGCAGACCACACCGCCGCCACTGCTTCCCGCCCATAGCCATGGCCATGCATTGCTTCAGCGATCCAGATACCCAGTTCGGGCTCTGCATCACCGGTGCGATGCAGGCCGGCCAGTCCCAGGAACACGCCATCCTCGCGCCTGCGGATCACGAACGTGATGTCGCTCCCATCGGCAATGGCAGGCAGCCACGCCTGCCAGACGGCGGCAAATGCGTCCTTTGACGGGGGCGGCTCGAAGGCCATGTAGCGGGTCAACCCGGGGGTGATGCCCGCAAACGCCTCGTCAGCGTCACCGGACGTAAATGGCCGGAGGCACAGCCGCGGACTGTCGATGCTCCAGTGATCGGATGTCATGTTCTGCATTGCCTGGGCACGGAATACAGCATCACTCGGCAGATGGATGCAGCTCAAGGCAAAAAGGTTTGCATGACCAACGGGAGGTCCCCTGCCGGGCGGAAATGGCGAGCATGCAGCGATCCGCAGGATGTTCATCTACAAGGAGATCGTATGTTCGTTCGCCTCACCAGCTTCGTCATCCTCGGCCTGTGCAGCACCGGCGCGCTTGCCGCCGATGCCACCTATCGGCCGGCCTTTCACCCCGACCAGCTGAAGGGGCCGCCCGCAGGCCGCACCAACGAGGTGCTGGTGCTGGGCAGCCCGCATCTGTCCGGCCTGCCGAAGACCTTCACACCGGACATTCTGCAGCCATTGCTGGAGCCTCTGCTCGAGCGCCTGCAGGCATGGCAGCCCAATGCCATCGCCGTGGAGAACCTGTCCGGGCTGCAGTGCGACTTCATGCGCCGCAACCCCACCCGCTACGCGGACAGTGTCGAGACCTACTGCATCGACCCGGCACCGGCCCAGGCCGCGACCGGCCTGGACGTTCCCAGCGCCAATGCCGAGATGGAGCGCCTCCTCGCACAATGGCCGAAAGCCCCTACGCCGGCCCAGCGCCGCCGCCTCGCGGCCGTGTTCCTGGCCGCAGGCGAGAACGGTTCGGCGGTGGTGCAATGGCTGCGCCTGCCCATCGACGAACGTCGCGCCGCAGACAGCCTGACCCCGGAGCTGGTGCAGTTCCTCGACAAACGCATTGCCAGGCGCGACGAGGCCGGCATGATCGCCGGCGTCCTCGCTGCACGCCTGGGCCTGGAGCGCTTGTGGTCGGTCGATGACCACACCGCCGACGCGCCTGTCCCGAAGGAGCAGGAGAAGGCCTATGGCGCGGCGCTTCAGGCGGCCTGGGACAACCCGGCAACCACGGCGCGGTTCGCCGCCGACGAACCGCTGCACGCCAACCTGGCCAAGCCCGACGGCCTGCTTGCGCTCTATCGCGACTACAACGCCCCGGACACGGCGATGACCGTCTACAACAGCGACTTCGGCGCGACCCTGGTCGAGCCGTCACCCGATGCCTTCGGACGCAAGTACCTCGGCTACTGGGAAACCCGCAACCTGCGCATGGTCGCCAACATGCGCGACGTGCTCGGCCAACACCCGGGCACCCGCATGCTCACCATTGTCGGTGCCTCGCACAAGGGCTACTACGAGGCTTACCTCAACCAGATGCACGATGTGCAGCTGGTCAGTGCGGACGCAGTATTGCGTTGACGGGCTGGGTGCCGGCCACCCGCCGGCACTATCCTGCAGGGCCCCATCCACAGGTGCCTGCATGCTCAAGGTCATCGCCGAAGACTTCATACATCCCGATGCCGTGGACACTGTGCTTCCGCTGTACCGGGAACTGGTCGCGTGCACGCAGCGCGAGCCGCTCTGCCTTGGCTATGAACTGTTCGTGGACCAGAAGGATCCCGGGCATTTCGTCTTCATCGAGCAATGGCCGGACCGCGCCGCCCTGGACATCCACTGTGCCAGCGAGCATTTCCAGCGGCTGGTGCCGCAGATCAATGCCTTCCAGCGCGCGCCATGCCGGTTCCTGCTGATGGATGCTGCACCTCAGTAGTGCCGGCACCGTCGCCGTGATCCCGGCGACGGTGCCGCCACAGCACCAGGCTGGCCGCCATCGTGCACGCCAGGGTCAGGGCCAGCAGCGCCACCACGCTTCCCTGCAGCACCGGCAGCATTGCCTGGGCCAGACGGTCCTCACGCACCTCCTCCAGCCGCAGCCAGGCGGCGAGGGTCAGGCACCAACCGACCATGGCCGGGGCGAAGGCGCGCACCGTCATCGGGTTCCAGACATTCATGGGATCACCTGTACGAGAGGAGGTGGGCGGAGTATTCGCGCCCGTCCTCTCACTGGATGAGATCAACCCTCGGCCGCGTCGACGTCGTCGCCTGGCAGCTCGCTGGCCTCGCCCTGCACCTGCACGTTGTTACGGCCCATCGCCTTGGCCCGGTAACACTGGGCATCGGCCGCGGCCACCGCCTGGTCCACGCTCATCCCGCCGGCCAGCGGCGCGATGCCGATGCTGGCCCCTACGCGCAACCGGTTCTGGTCCCACGGAATCGACAGCGACGCCAGGGTGTGCAGCAGCTCACCGCCAATGCGGGCAGCACGACGCGGCGTGCAACCGGACAGGATCACCGCGAACTCGTCACCGCCCAGCCGCGCCACCACATCCGAATCGCGTACCCCGTGACGCAGAACGCTGGCCACCGCCCACAGCACCGCATCGCCAGCCAGATGGCCCCAGGTATCGTTGATCGGCTTGAACCGGTCCAGATCGATGTACATCAGCGACGCGGCCTGGCCGGTACGTTCAACGCGGGTGATCGCCTGCTGCAGATGCACCTCGAAGCCACGGCGGTTGCTCAGTTCGGTCAGCGGATCGATCTCGGCCAGATGGCGCGCCTCGCGCTGGCGGGCACGCTGCTGGGTATCGTCGCGCAGCACCCAGACCGCACCTCGCACGTGGCCCTCGTCATCGCGCAACCAGGCGCGGGTCAGGTCCACCGGCACCGTGGCGGCACCCAGGCGCAGCAGCAGGTCGGCATGCAGGTCCACCGCGTTGCTTTCCGGATCCAGCAGTACCGACACGTCCAGCACCGACCCCGGCGCGTACTCGGTGGTCAGCGCCAGCACATCCTGCACCTTGTGCCCGGCCAGCGACAACGCGCCATCGCCGGCCAACGTGCGTACTGCGGCGGCATTGGCGTAGTCGATACGGCCATCGAGGCTGACGCTCAGCACCAGGTCGGCCACGGCATCCAGGGTGATGCGGCTGCGCTGCTCGCTCTCGAACAGCCGCTGCTCGCTGCTGCGCTGGGCGGTGATGTCCTGGATCTGCGACACGAAATGCACCGGCTCGCCATGCTCGCTGCGCACCAGCGAGACCGACAACCGGGCCCAGATCACCTTGCCGTCGCGATCGAGATAGCGTTTCTCCAGGTGGTAGTGGCTGCG is a genomic window containing:
- the dsbG gene encoding thiol:disulfide interchange protein DsbG is translated as MLSTSLRTAPAVLLLPVMLALAACSQAQTPPGKAPTAPATSAAASAAKGDRPAVLKGIEKHGFEVVAEFDAPGGLRGFAGVVGGQQPAAAYVTADGKHVLVGSLFDAEGNDVAAEAVEKLVAAPMSAKMWTKLDASAWVRDGKADAPRVVYTFSDANCPYCHKFWEAARPWVDAGKVQLRHIMVGVIREDSPAKAAAILAARDPSAALLENERQFDRGGIKALPSISREIAGKLDANQVLMLEMGFQGTPGILFQDAQGQVQRRAGLPQGDDLQTVLGPR
- a CDS encoding TlpA disulfide reductase family protein, which produces MSSVGPVPMPVVLILMCTLLAMIVARLWPRRAVGMPLPSAASMVLDMLLIGLLCGRISFVVLNFALYRSEPWSILQVTDGGYHLMVVLVAGLAWGSWRLRPWRQLRAPVLTSALVGVLLWAAGGQLLSAWQERQMPLPTLQVADLQGGTVDLQQFRGRPVVLNLWATWCGPCRREMPVLAAAQQAHGNVQFVFLNQGETLDEVQGFLAGERLMLGNVLLDDEAAASTVLGVQAYPSTLFFDADGRLRELHLGELTAAGLEHKLRRLR
- a CDS encoding GlxA family transcriptional regulator, whose product is MEGVRNEAFVEVAVVEYPGGDPSAASVLAEMAHVANRLAQQQRRPFKRVLVTRWIVPASQTGVHRIAGAEMLDAAIPAVIAVPGQISPGACLRAEEVLLDWLRAHYDGGSLLAAASEGVGVLARAGLLAGRTVSGPDLGRHPGLQAQAVSWVPSERALVDDGDLLTVGGSQAWRFLGLRLLYRLHGQGVASAVAQQLGIVVPAGIQQDLERFSANFAHGDRDVLKAQRWLHTTAARGATLAAICEVSGLEPRTLQRRFLRATGLRPIEYCQRLRIAKAQTLLQQGAGIEEVAWGVGYADQSAFRRLFLRIVGMTPANYRRHVNCKRRERPLMPSVAGSLRGLQTPPGMQLGRSAA
- a CDS encoding heavy metal-responsive transcriptional regulator translates to MNIGQLARQAGVPIDTVRYYERQQLLPTAARSAGGYRIFGEPDLRRLRFIRRAKALGFSLEEIGELLALSDHHRQDMGSVRDTAQARLQDIAQRMAELQRMHTALSQLVDACPGHGTLDQCPILAALTDDNT
- a CDS encoding GNAT family N-acetyltransferase translates to MNDSVSCQFREAVPTVEDYCRLRVLAGLSAKSHEAATRALPNTLYGVCAYQGNELVAMGRIVGDGGCHLQVCDIAVLPRLQGQGLGKEVMRRLDGWMQANLPPSAYVSLLADGEAHRLYAQFGFAPTAPASIGMYRRL
- a CDS encoding SOS response-associated peptidase family protein, coding for MCYSALIRADYATLVREFGAILSLEEFAELYAHDPGKKRPKTPKAMDDGFAGARTGQGRDIVAKIQHWHALERQVLEAELAGQRERRDIAHATLATRPTQKARNDLRVAGNRIERAQARLEDLHRVQLLPRDNRIFPGTYAPVMVSENGRRVIKPMRYQCRLPDKPARNDVLYPGTYNARRDSLEGYWRGAFGLRHGVVVVRAFYEHVPRHAIAGRALGAAEKEQDVVLEFRPDPPRDLLLACLWAEWEGPEGRLLSFATITDTPPRDVAAAGHDRGVIPIRREHLDAWLNPDPDNLAGQYRILDDREDIRYVYDEAG
- a CDS encoding response regulator gives rise to the protein MTVLQDLRVLVVENDEMSAALLQMQLVHAGATVVGLAASVAEALRMLEDSAPDVALLDYRLARNETSEPVAAALSARGVPFVLATGMLAEQLPESMLAGILLVKPYLSADLTRALTRAVGRSSATA